A region of Candidatus Eremiobacterota bacterium DNA encodes the following proteins:
- a CDS encoding GPW/gp25 family protein — translation MRQSDLLARRYLDYPYGVSGSGTPNTTPPDDHLRDLILQVLFTNPGERVFLPDFGAGVSQLVFAPNSDALRVTAQFLISTNLQHWLGDRINVDQVTVTSDPGFENVVTIEISYTVKATLERRTLDVQV, via the coding sequence ATGAGACAGAGCGATCTGCTGGCACGCCGGTACCTGGACTACCCGTACGGCGTGAGCGGGAGCGGGACGCCGAACACGACCCCACCCGACGACCACCTGCGCGATCTGATCCTGCAAGTGCTCTTCACAAATCCCGGCGAGCGCGTCTTCCTGCCCGACTTCGGCGCCGGCGTCTCGCAGCTCGTCTTCGCGCCGAACAGCGACGCGCTGCGCGTCACCGCGCAGTTCCTAATCTCGACCAACCTGCAGCACTGGCTCGGCGACCGCATCAACGTCGACCAAGTCACGGTGACCAGCGACCCGGGGTTCGAGAACGTCGTCACGATCGAGATCTCCTACACCGTCAAGGCGACGCTCGAGCGCCGCACGCTGGACGTGCAGGTCTGA
- a CDS encoding ATP-binding protein, translating to MSEVSKLPVASWLESNQVALVAALGEVRAQLEAGTSGAAPESQDADSALAALCATFKLTRFERALLLLCAGIELDSAFAPLCAKLNGDPACAYPTFSLALGRLPDPHWSALSPDGALRRWLLVDVARQPGVSLTASALRIDERILHYLTGLNHTDERVANLAEPLSADGLVAPAHESIVAAVCEEWSRARALPAIQLGGRDAGAKREIAAAAASALGIRFYALRPELFAAQGHLFETLARLWDREAALSGAALYVDADGLDAAETAPHVRRLVERLAAPLVLAAPEPWPLTHRATRVFDVAKPPAPEQRELWVRFLGPDAERASEQIDRVAGQFDLSAVAIRAAALEARTAGAAPLSERLWDAARARARTQLGALAQQVRTDVTFADLVLPERHTALLREIAMHVAQRATVYGRWGFDHRTTSGLGISALFAGPSGTGKTMAAAVLANALRLDLYRIDLATVVNKYIGETEKNLRRVFDAAEDGGAILFFDEADALFGKRSEVKDSHDRYANIEINYLLQRIESYRGLAILATNMKSALDEAFLRRLRFVVEFPFPDAAQRQALWRTVFPPSAPLEDLAFERLALLNVPGGNIRNIALRAAFLAADAGEPIRMSHLRRAALGEYLKLERPANEVDGAFGAAS from the coding sequence ATGTCTGAAGTGTCGAAGCTCCCGGTCGCGAGCTGGTTGGAATCCAACCAGGTTGCGCTCGTCGCGGCGCTCGGCGAGGTGCGCGCGCAGCTCGAAGCAGGCACGTCCGGCGCGGCGCCCGAGAGCCAAGACGCCGACTCGGCGCTCGCGGCACTGTGCGCGACGTTCAAGCTGACGCGCTTCGAGCGCGCGCTGTTGTTGTTGTGCGCCGGGATCGAGCTCGACTCCGCGTTCGCGCCGCTGTGCGCGAAGCTCAACGGCGATCCGGCGTGCGCGTATCCGACGTTCAGCCTCGCGCTGGGGCGGCTGCCCGACCCGCACTGGAGCGCGCTCAGCCCGGACGGCGCGCTGCGCCGCTGGCTGCTGGTCGACGTCGCGCGGCAGCCCGGCGTCTCGCTCACCGCGAGCGCGCTGCGCATCGACGAGCGCATCCTTCACTATTTGACCGGCCTCAACCACACCGACGAGCGCGTCGCGAACCTCGCCGAGCCGCTGAGCGCCGACGGGCTCGTCGCGCCCGCGCACGAAAGCATCGTCGCCGCGGTGTGCGAGGAGTGGTCGCGCGCGCGCGCGCTGCCCGCGATCCAGCTGGGCGGGCGCGACGCCGGCGCGAAGCGCGAGATCGCCGCCGCGGCCGCAAGCGCGCTGGGAATTCGCTTCTACGCGCTGCGCCCGGAGCTGTTCGCCGCGCAGGGACATCTCTTCGAAACCCTCGCGCGGTTGTGGGACCGCGAAGCCGCGCTCTCCGGCGCCGCGCTGTACGTCGACGCCGACGGGCTCGACGCCGCGGAGACGGCGCCGCACGTGCGCCGCCTCGTCGAGCGGCTCGCCGCGCCGCTGGTGCTCGCCGCGCCGGAACCGTGGCCGCTGACGCACCGCGCGACGCGCGTCTTCGACGTCGCCAAGCCGCCGGCGCCGGAGCAGCGCGAGCTGTGGGTGCGTTTCCTCGGCCCCGACGCCGAGCGCGCGAGCGAACAGATCGACCGCGTCGCGGGCCAGTTCGATCTGAGCGCGGTTGCGATCCGCGCCGCGGCGCTCGAAGCGCGCACCGCCGGCGCCGCACCGCTCTCCGAACGGCTGTGGGACGCCGCGCGCGCGCGGGCGCGCACGCAGCTCGGCGCGCTCGCGCAGCAGGTGCGCACCGACGTGACCTTCGCCGACTTGGTGTTGCCGGAGCGACACACCGCGCTGCTGCGCGAGATCGCGATGCACGTCGCGCAGCGCGCGACCGTCTACGGACGCTGGGGCTTCGACCACCGCACGACGAGCGGGCTCGGGATCAGCGCGCTCTTCGCCGGGCCGAGCGGGACCGGGAAGACGATGGCCGCCGCCGTGCTGGCGAACGCGCTGCGCCTCGATCTGTACCGCATCGACCTGGCGACGGTGGTGAACAAGTACATCGGCGAGACCGAGAAGAACTTGCGGCGCGTCTTCGACGCCGCGGAGGACGGCGGCGCGATCCTGTTCTTCGACGAAGCCGACGCGCTCTTCGGCAAGCGCAGCGAGGTCAAAGACAGCCACGACCGCTACGCGAACATCGAGATCAACTACCTGCTGCAGCGAATCGAGAGCTATCGCGGGCTGGCGATCCTCGCCACCAACATGAAGAGCGCGCTCGACGAAGCGTTCCTGCGGCGGCTGCGCTTCGTGGTCGAGTTTCCGTTCCCGGACGCGGCGCAGCGCCAGGCGCTCTGGCGCACGGTCTTCCCGCCCTCCGCGCCGCTGGAGGATCTCGCCTTCGAGCGGCTCGCGCTCCTCAACGTCCCGGGCGGGAACATTCGCAACATCGCGCTGCGCGCGGCGTTCCTCGCCGCCGACGCCGGCGAGCCGATCCGCATGTCGCACCTCCGGCGGGCTGCGCTGGGCGAGTACCTCAAGCTCGAGCGGCCGGCGAACGAAGTCGACGGCGCGTTCGGAGCGGCCTCGTGA
- a CDS encoding baseplate J/gp47 family protein, with protein sequence MTTALRPAIDCPAPTLTPGAQGIERVAVDDAQAQLTVTFVRAIAPGELSVLLQRGSYTLTGGARIFPRILSAALPAVPDPLHRTIVLTLDVIGDFSVYTLSVSAPEIDPFFADVALRFRLACDDAFDCRAPVAAPAAPPEIAVSIDYLGKDYASFRQALLDFVAVRFPSWTERSEADIGMMLLELFAATADTLSIMQDRVANEAFLGSATQRRSVAGHLALVGYRLDEGASAWTFLQLAVNAPASLNDNVFLTVTNDPQSAGEPVIVFETLGNASLDPRHQTMPLYDWGNAGCCVDHDVFTAALAGSYDGLAAGDWLLFDDGRAPSVVRLSATPQITAAPAVGSPPFSPPFSPPLSPPGGMLTLVQWSAATPLGHDFCVRDTVVRGNVVLATHGETVEGEALRALTPAQKTALAKEIAARGPGERVPRQRLTLANAPLARLDPSTLALANGTQRTTSTISLEVGEPPVRFTELPTLLESASDATVFRVEIDDAGDATVVFGDGTFGVAPDETADVFASYRVGGGAIGNVAAATLTRAPLHPPWLDAVTNPLAASGGRDRESSDHARRLGPATFLDPLVAVTAADYRAAAEAFTDANGAHRVQRAKAAFRWTGSWLTVTLAVEPAGADFVDAALRAALLAYLETRRLAGYDLDLADPVYVPLELEVSLCIAPGFAPGDVQQRVVQALHDFFAPANFSFGDRLYVSRLYAALAAVSGVDAATIVRLSRLHAANPAARTAQNLRQGYLDVGPAEVIRLDDDRNRPEHGTARVDVVGTGT encoded by the coding sequence ATGACGACCGCGCTGCGCCCGGCGATCGACTGCCCCGCCCCGACGCTCACGCCCGGCGCGCAGGGGATCGAGCGGGTCGCGGTCGACGACGCGCAGGCGCAGCTCACCGTGACGTTCGTGCGCGCGATCGCGCCCGGCGAGCTCTCCGTGCTGCTGCAGCGTGGCAGCTACACGCTGACCGGCGGCGCGCGCATCTTCCCGCGCATCCTCTCGGCCGCGCTGCCGGCCGTCCCCGACCCGCTGCACCGCACGATCGTGCTGACGCTCGACGTGATCGGCGACTTCTCCGTCTACACGCTCAGCGTGAGCGCGCCGGAGATCGACCCGTTCTTCGCCGATGTCGCGCTGCGCTTCCGGCTGGCGTGCGACGACGCGTTCGACTGCCGTGCGCCGGTCGCGGCGCCCGCGGCGCCGCCGGAGATCGCGGTGTCGATCGACTATCTCGGCAAGGACTACGCCAGCTTCCGCCAAGCGCTGCTCGACTTCGTCGCGGTGCGCTTCCCGAGCTGGACCGAGCGCAGCGAGGCCGATATCGGGATGATGCTGCTCGAGCTGTTCGCGGCGACCGCGGACACGCTGAGCATCATGCAGGACCGCGTCGCGAACGAAGCGTTCCTCGGCAGCGCCACGCAGCGCCGCTCGGTCGCCGGACATCTCGCGCTGGTCGGCTACCGGCTCGACGAAGGCGCCTCGGCGTGGACGTTCTTGCAGCTTGCGGTGAACGCGCCGGCGTCGCTGAACGACAACGTCTTCCTGACGGTCACCAACGACCCGCAGAGCGCCGGCGAGCCGGTGATCGTCTTCGAGACGCTCGGGAACGCGTCGCTCGACCCGCGCCATCAAACGATGCCGCTCTACGACTGGGGCAACGCGGGCTGCTGCGTCGACCACGACGTCTTCACCGCCGCGCTGGCCGGCAGCTACGACGGTCTCGCCGCCGGCGACTGGCTGCTCTTCGACGACGGGCGCGCGCCGAGCGTGGTGCGGCTGAGCGCGACGCCGCAGATCACGGCCGCGCCGGCGGTCGGCTCGCCGCCGTTCTCGCCGCCGTTCTCTCCGCCGCTTTCACCACCAGGCGGGATGCTCACGCTCGTGCAGTGGTCGGCGGCGACGCCGCTCGGGCACGACTTCTGCGTGCGCGACACCGTGGTGCGCGGCAACGTCGTCCTCGCCACGCATGGCGAGACGGTCGAGGGCGAAGCGCTGCGCGCGCTCACCCCCGCGCAGAAAACCGCGCTCGCGAAAGAGATCGCGGCGCGCGGCCCCGGCGAGCGCGTGCCGCGCCAGCGGCTCACGCTGGCGAACGCGCCGCTCGCGCGCCTCGATCCGAGCACGCTCGCGCTCGCGAACGGGACGCAGCGCACGACGAGCACGATCTCGTTGGAGGTCGGCGAGCCGCCGGTGCGCTTCACCGAGCTGCCGACCCTGCTCGAGAGCGCCTCCGACGCCACCGTCTTTCGCGTCGAGATCGATGATGCCGGAGACGCGACGGTCGTCTTCGGCGACGGCACGTTCGGAGTTGCGCCGGACGAGACGGCGGACGTCTTCGCGAGCTACCGCGTCGGCGGCGGCGCGATCGGCAACGTCGCGGCGGCGACCCTCACGCGCGCGCCGCTGCACCCGCCCTGGCTCGACGCGGTGACGAACCCGCTCGCCGCAAGCGGCGGGCGCGACCGCGAGTCGAGCGACCACGCGCGCCGGCTTGGGCCGGCGACGTTCCTCGATCCGCTGGTCGCCGTCACCGCCGCGGACTACCGCGCCGCCGCCGAAGCGTTCACCGACGCGAATGGCGCGCACCGCGTGCAGCGCGCGAAAGCGGCGTTCCGCTGGACCGGCAGCTGGCTCACCGTGACGCTCGCGGTCGAGCCGGCCGGCGCGGACTTCGTAGACGCGGCCCTGCGCGCCGCGCTGCTCGCGTACCTCGAGACGCGCCGTTTGGCGGGCTACGACCTCGATCTCGCCGATCCGGTCTACGTTCCGCTCGAGCTCGAGGTCTCCCTCTGCATCGCGCCGGGATTCGCGCCGGGCGACGTGCAGCAGCGCGTCGTGCAAGCGCTGCACGACTTCTTCGCGCCGGCGAACTTCTCGTTCGGCGACCGGCTCTACGTCAGCCGGCTCTACGCCGCCCTCGCCGCGGTGAGCGGCGTCGACGCGGCGACGATCGTGCGGCTCTCGCGGCTGCACGCCGCGAACCCCGCGGCGC
- a CDS encoding DUF4255 domain-containing protein, with the protein MSVSGVFDVTLALRMLLHSRLVRVNASAIVTLLPPGDDLPEAPGVNLYLYRVSESPATRNRPWPGDRSHPGTPQPALGLELSYLVTPLGKKPEDTKFDDGDEAHRMLGAAMMALAQYPVLNDVHVPPLSGLANSGFDADRALSPALLDSFEQVKVTLLPTNIEEISKIWAAINKPYRLSVAYEVSLLELTPDVPPPVDGGIVTLTGVGVVTMQPPSISALVPSSGPVAANDGTAANALTIEGLGLTAPGTTTTVRIGGQVVDFDATTATPQKLIATLPSQLDAGPFVDVRVSSGGQVSGAATFIVHPWLARIAPVRVPLDAAAPATLELFGEGFTTTPRFVRFAPASGAATTATTLAGGTDKHASVQLPPALVNGLYDVGLVLNDGPHSASNVRQLEIAPLVQLPVVVSTTVVDAKTVSVATLNGQRLNGAALTLVLDGISYEAGPNANPNQLVYTFGRVLAAGTHTAALSVDGHTSNAVTFDV; encoded by the coding sequence ATGAGCGTCTCCGGCGTGTTCGACGTGACGCTCGCGCTGCGGATGCTGCTCCACAGCCGGTTGGTGCGCGTCAACGCCTCCGCGATCGTCACGCTCTTGCCGCCGGGCGACGACCTGCCCGAAGCGCCGGGCGTCAACTTGTACCTGTACCGCGTGAGCGAGAGCCCCGCGACGCGCAACCGCCCCTGGCCCGGCGACCGCAGCCACCCCGGCACGCCGCAGCCCGCGCTCGGCCTCGAGCTTTCGTATCTCGTCACGCCGCTCGGAAAAAAACCGGAAGACACGAAGTTCGACGACGGCGACGAAGCGCACCGCATGCTCGGCGCGGCGATGATGGCGCTCGCGCAATATCCCGTCCTCAACGACGTGCACGTTCCGCCGCTGAGCGGCCTCGCGAACTCGGGCTTCGACGCCGACCGCGCGCTCTCGCCGGCGCTGCTCGACAGCTTCGAGCAAGTGAAGGTCACGCTGCTGCCGACGAACATCGAGGAGATCTCGAAGATCTGGGCCGCGATCAACAAGCCGTACCGGCTCTCGGTCGCGTACGAGGTGTCGCTGCTCGAGCTCACCCCCGACGTGCCGCCGCCGGTCGACGGCGGGATCGTCACGCTCACCGGCGTCGGCGTCGTCACGATGCAGCCGCCGTCGATCTCCGCGCTCGTCCCGAGCTCCGGCCCCGTCGCCGCAAATGACGGCACCGCGGCGAACGCGCTGACGATCGAAGGGCTCGGCCTCACCGCGCCCGGCACGACGACGACCGTGCGCATCGGCGGCCAGGTCGTCGACTTCGACGCGACGACCGCGACGCCGCAAAAGCTGATCGCGACGCTGCCGAGCCAGCTCGACGCGGGGCCGTTCGTCGACGTGCGCGTCTCGTCCGGCGGTCAGGTCAGCGGGGCAGCAACGTTCATCGTGCATCCCTGGCTGGCGCGCATCGCGCCGGTTCGGGTTCCGCTCGACGCCGCCGCGCCGGCAACGCTGGAGCTGTTCGGCGAAGGCTTCACCACGACGCCGCGCTTCGTGCGCTTCGCGCCGGCGAGCGGCGCGGCGACGACCGCGACGACGCTCGCGGGCGGGACCGACAAGCACGCCTCCGTGCAGCTTCCGCCGGCGCTGGTCAACGGGCTCTACGACGTCGGGCTCGTTCTGAACGACGGGCCGCACAGCGCGAGCAACGTGCGGCAGCTCGAGATCGCGCCGCTCGTGCAGCTTCCGGTCGTAGTTTCCACGACCGTCGTCGACGCCAAGACGGTCAGCGTCGCGACGCTGAACGGACAGCGCCTGAACGGCGCCGCGCTCACCCTCGTCCTCGACGGCATCAGCTACGAAGCAGGGCCGAACGCGAACCCGAACCAGCTCGTCTATACCTTCGGCCGCGTGCTCGCAGCCGGAACGCACACGGCCGCGCTGAGCGTCGACGGCCACACCTCGAACGCGGTGACGTTCGATGTCTGA